A genomic segment from Osmerus mordax isolate fOsmMor3 chromosome 5, fOsmMor3.pri, whole genome shotgun sequence encodes:
- the LOC136942692 gene encoding histone H3 — protein sequence MARTKQTARKSTGGKAPRKQLATKAARKSAPATGGVKKPHRYRPGTVALREIRRYQKSTELLIRKLPFQRLVREIAQDFKTDLRFQSSAVMALQEASEAYLVGLFEDTNLCAIHAKRVTIMPKDIQLARRIRGERA from the coding sequence ATGGCCAGAACCAAGCAGACCGCTCGTAAATCTACCGGTGGCAAAGCCCCCAGAAAGCAGCTCGCCACCAAGGCTGCTCGTAAGAGCGCGCCAGCTACCGGTGGCGTGAAGAAGCCCCATCGTTACAGGCCCGGGACCGTGGCTCTGAGAGAGATCCGTCGTTACCAGAAGTCTACCGAGCTGCTTATTCGCAAGCTGCCCTTCCAGCGCCTGGTGAGGGAAATCGCCCAGGACTTCAAGACTGACCTGCGGTTCCAGAGCTCCGCCGTGATGGCTCTGCAGGAGGCCAGCGAGGCTTACCTGGTCGGTCTGTTCGAGGACACCAATCTGTGCGCCATCCACGCCAAGAGGGTCACCATCATGCCCAAGGACATCCAGCTGGCCCGCCGCATCCGCGGAGAGCGCGCCTAG